The following are encoded in a window of Pagrus major chromosome 14, Pma_NU_1.0 genomic DNA:
- the yeats4 gene encoding YEATS domain-containing protein 4, whose product MFKKMTEFGPDSGGRVKGVTIVKPIVFGNVARYFGKKREEDGHTHQWSVYVKPYRNEDMSAYVKKIQFKLHESYGNPLRVVTKPPYEITETGWGEFEIIIKIFFIDPNERPVTLYHLLKLFQSDSSAMPKKTVVSEFYDEMIFQDPTAMMQQLLTTSRQLTLGAYKHETEFSELEQRTKEKMEAAKKRTSQEITELKDKLKASRENINHLKAEIRKLEEDGDHKEH is encoded by the exons ATGTTCAAAAAGATGACTGAATTTGGTCCAGATTCCGGGGGGAGAGTTAAG GGAGTAACCATTGTGAAGCCTATCGTGTTTGGGAACGTTGCCCGCTACTttgggaaaaagagagaagaagatggacacacacatcagtggTCTGTCTATGTGAAGCCTTACAGGAACGAG GATATGTCCGCTTATGTGAAGAAGATCCAGTTCAAGCTACACGAGAGCTATGGTAACCCACTGAGAG TGGTGACCAAGCCTCCATACGAGATCACAGAGACGGGCTGGGGGGAGTTTGAGATCATCATCAAGATCTTCTTCATTGACCCCAACGAGAGACCT GTGACTCTGTACCATCTGTTGAAGCTGTTCCAGTCAGACTCCAGTGCCATGCCTAAGAAGACGGTTGTCTCCGAATTCTATGATGAAATG ATCTTTCAGGATCCCACAGCCATGATGCAGCAGCTGCTGACCACATCAAGACAACTCACCCTGGGAGCATACAAGCATGAGACGGAgt TCAGCGAGCTGGAGCAGAGGACCAAGGAGAAAATGGAAGCGGCGAAGAAGAGAACCAGCCAGGAGATCACCGAGCTGAAAGACAAACTAAAAGCcagcagagaaaacatcaaCCACCTGAAGGCAGAGATCAGGAAGCTAGAGGAGGACGGAGACCACAAGGAGCACTGA
- the napepld gene encoding N-acyl-phosphatidylethanolamine-hydrolyzing phospholipase D isoform X2, protein MEKPSSSGRAALEESKGLVEDVGVLRGAEGGEVDPQTPRKSSSTRSSRKSFRLDYRLEEDVTKSCQDKHGRWTNPWPTWRFPSYTTLLRFLLWDKNHSNIPTSKEALDSALPVMEPYFVQSPDLSESGPGLRVTWLGHATVLVEMDGLNILTDPIFSQRASMFQFLGPKRYRGPPCTVEQLPRIDAVVISHSHYDHLDAGSVASLNQRFGGELRWFVPLGLMDWLTKMGCENVMELDWWDENCVPGHDDITFVCTPSQHWSKRTALDDNKSLWGSWSVLGPDHRFFFAGDTGYCSSFQEIGRRFGPFDLAAIPIGAYCPRDMMQGQHVDPEEAVQIHQDLQAKQSVAIHWGTFALAYEYYLEPPARLREALEQKGLTPESFFTLHHGESRLIASQQGDVFE, encoded by the exons ATGGAGAAGCCTTCATCTTCAGGCAGAGCAGCgctggaggagagtaaaggcCTGGTTGAG GATGTTGGAGTGCTGAGAGGTGCTGAGGGTGGAGAGGTGGATCCTCAGACGCCGAGGAAGAGCAGCTCGACTCGCTCCTCCCGCAAGAGCTTCCGCCTGGACTACCGGCTGGAG GAGGATGTGACGAAATCCTGTCAAGACAAACATGGCCGCTGGACCAACCCTTGGCCTACATGGCGGTTTCCTTCCTACACCACCCTGCTCAGGTTCCTGTTGTGGGATAAAAATCACAGCAATATACCAACTAGCAAAGAG GCTCTGGACAGTGCGCTCCCAGTGATGGAACCATACTTTGTCCAGAGCCCAGACCTCTCTGAATCAGGTCCAGGTTTGAGAGTCACCTGGCTGGGCCACGCCACGGTTCTGGTTGAAATGGACGGGCTGAATATTCTGACAGACCCAATTTTCAGCCAGAGGGCCTCGATGTTCCAGTTCCTGGGGCCCAAAAGGTACCGAGGGCCCCCCTGCACCGTGGAACAG CTGCCAAGGATCGATGCTGTTGTCATCAGTCATTCTCATTATGACCATCTGGATGCTGGATCAGTGGCCAGCCTTAACCAACGCTTTGGAGGGGAGCTACGCTG GTTCGTGCCCCTGGGTTTGATGGACTGGCTGACGAAGATGGGCTGTGAGAACGTGATGGAGCTGGACTGGTGGGATGAGAACTGTGTGCCGGGTCATGATGACATTACATTTGTCTGCACGCCCTCTCAGCACTGGAGCAAACGCACCGCACTGGACGATAACAAA TCTTTGTGGGGCAGCTGGTCTGTTTTGGGTCCGGACCACCGATTCTTCTTCGCTGGTGATACCGGCTACTGCTCTTCCTTCCAGGAGATCGGCCGGCGCTTTGGACCGTTTGACCTCGCAGCAATCCCTATCGGAGCTTACTGTCCCAG GGATATGATGCAGGGGCAGCATGTCGACCCAGAagaggctgttcagattcacCAAGACCTCCAGGCCAAACAGTCTGTAGCCATTCACTGGGGAACCTTTGCTCTCGCCTATGAG TACTACCTGGAGCCACCTGCTCGGCTCAGAGAGGCCCTGGAACAGAAAGGACTGACGCCAGAATCCTTCTTTACCTTACATCATGGGGAGTCTCGCCTTATAGCTTCACAGCAAGGAGACGTCTTTGAGTGA
- the napepld gene encoding N-acyl-phosphatidylethanolamine-hydrolyzing phospholipase D isoform X1 yields METLLWRPVQLLPVCKFSKHTRRLSAVCLLGLKSPQVSHTRGTHSRCGGEPMEKPSSSGRAALEESKGLVEDVGVLRGAEGGEVDPQTPRKSSSTRSSRKSFRLDYRLEEDVTKSCQDKHGRWTNPWPTWRFPSYTTLLRFLLWDKNHSNIPTSKEALDSALPVMEPYFVQSPDLSESGPGLRVTWLGHATVLVEMDGLNILTDPIFSQRASMFQFLGPKRYRGPPCTVEQLPRIDAVVISHSHYDHLDAGSVASLNQRFGGELRWFVPLGLMDWLTKMGCENVMELDWWDENCVPGHDDITFVCTPSQHWSKRTALDDNKSLWGSWSVLGPDHRFFFAGDTGYCSSFQEIGRRFGPFDLAAIPIGAYCPRDMMQGQHVDPEEAVQIHQDLQAKQSVAIHWGTFALAYEYYLEPPARLREALEQKGLTPESFFTLHHGESRLIASQQGDVFE; encoded by the exons ATGGAGACATTGTTGTGGAGGCCTGTACAGTTATTGCCAGTGTGTAAGTTTAGTAAACACACGAGGAGACTGAGTGCAGTTTGTCTGCTCGGGTTAAAATCCCCCCAGGTGTCTCACACCAGGGGGACGCATTCAAG GTGTGGTGGTGAGCCCATGGAGAAGCCTTCATCTTCAGGCAGAGCAGCgctggaggagagtaaaggcCTGGTTGAG GATGTTGGAGTGCTGAGAGGTGCTGAGGGTGGAGAGGTGGATCCTCAGACGCCGAGGAAGAGCAGCTCGACTCGCTCCTCCCGCAAGAGCTTCCGCCTGGACTACCGGCTGGAG GAGGATGTGACGAAATCCTGTCAAGACAAACATGGCCGCTGGACCAACCCTTGGCCTACATGGCGGTTTCCTTCCTACACCACCCTGCTCAGGTTCCTGTTGTGGGATAAAAATCACAGCAATATACCAACTAGCAAAGAG GCTCTGGACAGTGCGCTCCCAGTGATGGAACCATACTTTGTCCAGAGCCCAGACCTCTCTGAATCAGGTCCAGGTTTGAGAGTCACCTGGCTGGGCCACGCCACGGTTCTGGTTGAAATGGACGGGCTGAATATTCTGACAGACCCAATTTTCAGCCAGAGGGCCTCGATGTTCCAGTTCCTGGGGCCCAAAAGGTACCGAGGGCCCCCCTGCACCGTGGAACAG CTGCCAAGGATCGATGCTGTTGTCATCAGTCATTCTCATTATGACCATCTGGATGCTGGATCAGTGGCCAGCCTTAACCAACGCTTTGGAGGGGAGCTACGCTG GTTCGTGCCCCTGGGTTTGATGGACTGGCTGACGAAGATGGGCTGTGAGAACGTGATGGAGCTGGACTGGTGGGATGAGAACTGTGTGCCGGGTCATGATGACATTACATTTGTCTGCACGCCCTCTCAGCACTGGAGCAAACGCACCGCACTGGACGATAACAAA TCTTTGTGGGGCAGCTGGTCTGTTTTGGGTCCGGACCACCGATTCTTCTTCGCTGGTGATACCGGCTACTGCTCTTCCTTCCAGGAGATCGGCCGGCGCTTTGGACCGTTTGACCTCGCAGCAATCCCTATCGGAGCTTACTGTCCCAG GGATATGATGCAGGGGCAGCATGTCGACCCAGAagaggctgttcagattcacCAAGACCTCCAGGCCAAACAGTCTGTAGCCATTCACTGGGGAACCTTTGCTCTCGCCTATGAG TACTACCTGGAGCCACCTGCTCGGCTCAGAGAGGCCCTGGAACAGAAAGGACTGACGCCAGAATCCTTCTTTACCTTACATCATGGGGAGTCTCGCCTTATAGCTTCACAGCAAGGAGACGTCTTTGAGTGA